In a genomic window of Myotis daubentonii chromosome 18, mMyoDau2.1, whole genome shotgun sequence:
- the EFNA4 gene encoding ephrin-A4 isoform X2: protein MRLLPLLQAVLWAALLGSPLHGGSGLRHDFYWNSSNPRLLRGDAVVELGLNDYLDIFCPHYEGPGPPEGPETFALYMVDWSGYEACQAQGPGAFKRWECSLPFAPFGPVKFSEKIQRFTPFSLGFEFLPGETYYYISVPTPGSSGQCLRLQVSVCCKESRARAPPRRPGAGAPAA, encoded by the exons ATGcggctgctgcccctgctgcagGCTGTCCTCTGGGCCGCGCTGCTCGGCTCCCCGCTGCACGGGGGCTCCGGCCTCCGCCACGACTTCTACTGGAACTCCAGCAACCCCAG GCTGCTTCGAGGAGACGCTGTGGTGGAGCTGGGCCTCAACGACTACCTGGACATCTTCTGCCCGCACTATGAGGGCCCGGGGCCTCCCGAGGGCCCTGAGACCTTTGCTTTGTACATGGTGGACTGGTCGGGCTATGAGGCCTGCCAGGCACAAGGGCCAGGCGCCTTCAAGCGCTGGGAGTGCTCCCTCCCCTTCGCTCCCTTTGGCCCTGTTAAATTCTCGGAGAAGATTCAGCGCTTCACACCCTTCTCCCTTGGCTTCGAATTTTTGCCTGGAGAGACCTACTACTACATCT CGGTGCCGACGCCCGGGAGTTCTGGCCAGTGTCTGAGGCTCCAGGTGTCTGTCTGCTGCAAGGAGAGCA GAGCCAGAGCCCCCCCAAGACGccctggagcaggagcccctgccGCCTGA
- the EFNA4 gene encoding ephrin-A4 isoform X1, with protein sequence MRLLPLLQAVLWAALLGSPLHGGSGLRHDFYWNSSNPRLLRGDAVVELGLNDYLDIFCPHYEGPGPPEGPETFALYMVDWSGYEACQAQGPGAFKRWECSLPFAPFGPVKFSEKIQRFTPFSLGFEFLPGETYYYISVPTPGSSGQCLRLQVSVCCKESKPESAHPVGSPGESGTSGWQGGGTPSPLCLLPLLLLPILRLLRVL encoded by the exons ATGcggctgctgcccctgctgcagGCTGTCCTCTGGGCCGCGCTGCTCGGCTCCCCGCTGCACGGGGGCTCCGGCCTCCGCCACGACTTCTACTGGAACTCCAGCAACCCCAG GCTGCTTCGAGGAGACGCTGTGGTGGAGCTGGGCCTCAACGACTACCTGGACATCTTCTGCCCGCACTATGAGGGCCCGGGGCCTCCCGAGGGCCCTGAGACCTTTGCTTTGTACATGGTGGACTGGTCGGGCTATGAGGCCTGCCAGGCACAAGGGCCAGGCGCCTTCAAGCGCTGGGAGTGCTCCCTCCCCTTCGCTCCCTTTGGCCCTGTTAAATTCTCGGAGAAGATTCAGCGCTTCACACCCTTCTCCCTTGGCTTCGAATTTTTGCCTGGAGAGACCTACTACTACATCT CGGTGCCGACGCCCGGGAGTTCTGGCCAGTGTCTGAGGCTCCAGGTGTCTGTCTGCTGCAAGGAGAGCA AGCCTGAGTCAGCTCATCCTGTTGGGAGCCCTGGAGAGAGTGGCACATCGGGGTGGCAAGGCGGgggcacccccagccccctctgtctcttgccgctgctgctgctcccaatCCTTCGTCTCCTGCGAGTTCTCTGA